A region of the Corynebacterium falsenii genome:
GATCATGAGGAACGCCAGTGATGTGACACGGCCTGGTCCAGGGCCAAGCACCGCGATAAACATCTGGTTCATGGCCGAGTACACGCCCGCCACAAGGACGGCGAAGGCGAACAGGCCCAGGATGTTGTGCGGCATCATGCCCACGCCCCAGATCGTCACCGCAACGATGACGATGGCCTGCAGGGCGGCGATGATACCGGGCGCCAGGAATCCATCCATGCCGGCGCGCCAGGAGTGCACACCGGAGTTGACGGTGCGAGCCTGCAGCGGCTTGAGCAGAACGAAGGTCAGGATGCCACCGATGAACATGGCCAAGCTGAAGAAGAACGGAGCCAGGCCAGCGCCGAAGGTGTTCGTGCCGGAGTCATTGAAGGAATCCATCTTCACCGGATCACCGATGGTATCGGCCTTGGCCAAGCGCTGGGCGTTGGAGAACTTCGGAACCTGCTTGGAGCCTTCATCGAGGCGCTTGTAGAGTTCGTTCGCTCCGGCATCGAGCTGCTGTACGCCATCGCGGGCCTGGGTGGTGCCCTCGGTCAGACGATTCGCGCCATCGAGCAGCTTCGTGTTGCCCTCGTTGAGCTGATTGGCGCCATCTGCCAGGCGAGTGGAACCATCACGGGCTTCGCCGATCTTCTCGTGGAGGGTATTCGCGCCCGTGTTGATCTGGTTCACACCGTCTTGGAGCTGGCCAAACTGCTGCGGCAAGGTGAAGATCTGGTTGATACCGCTGCGGAACGGAGCGTCCTGGTTATTGAGCTGGTACGCCAGCTGCGCAGTGCCGTCCGCCAGGCGTGCGATATCGGCGGCGTTCTGGGACTTCGGTCCCAGCGCCTCGGTGCGCAGAGCGCGGATGGCGATATCAAGCTGGCCTGCAGCCTGCTGCGCAATGGGATCATTGGAGGCACGCAGCTGGTTGGCGACGAGGGTCAGGTTGTTGGCCTGATCTGCCTGGAACTGGGTGACGATATCAGCCTTGCCCTTAAGCTCCTGCACGCCGTTGTTGATCTGAGCCGCGCCATCGGCGAGCTGGTTCACACCATCTTCGAGGCGGCGCAGATCGTTTCCGCGACCGCTGATCTTGCCGGCGGCCTCATTGACCTTGTTGGCCAATTCCGTGGTGCCCGCGGCGAGCTGCCCGGAGCCGTCGTACAGCTGACCCAGGCCATTGTTGAGCTGGCCCGCGCCGTTGGCGAGCTGCTGGGAGCCGTTCTTGGCCTGGACCAGGCCGGCCTGCAGCTGGTGGGCGCCGTCGTCGAGCTGAACCGAACCATCCTTGAGCTGGTTGGTACCAGCCGCCAGCTTGCCGGCGCCTTCGGCCGCCTGGGTCAGGCCGGTACCGGCATCCTGGATACCCACCAGGACTTGATCCACGGCCTGGGAGCTGATCTTCGAGCCGATGACGTTGATGACCTCGCGCATCACGTTCTGGCCGATGATGGTGGACAGGTAGTTGTTCGCATCGTTGTAGGTGCTGATCAACTGAGCCTTCTGCGGATCCGGCGACGTTGCCGGGGAAGCCACCGCACGGCTGAAGTTCTCCGGGATCTGCAGGGAGAAGTAGTACTTACCGGAGGCCACGCCCTCTTGGGCTTGCTCCTCGGTGGTGTCGATCCACGTGATCTGATCGTTGTCGTGCAGACCTTGGACGACCTCATCGCCCGCGTTGAGCTTCTTGCCGTTGACCACGGTGCCCTGGTCGGAGTTGACCAGAGCCACGGGCAAGTCGTTGACCTTGTTGAACGGATCCCAGAATGCCCACAGGTACAGCGCGGAGTAGAGCAGCGGCATCAAGACGATGGCAATGAGCGCCACCTTGGTGAGTTTGTGGCGCTTGAAGCTCCGAATCTCGGAGTTGAAGTGAAGCCCGGCGATCATGCGTAATCTCCTTCTGGTGCGAGCCCTACGTGCTCCGGCACTGCGTGTCCGAGGTTGGTATCCAATTCAATGACTTCCACGGGTTCGATCATGTCCGTGATCGGGTTGACGGAATTGACGACCACGGGGATGTCGTTGCTGATGCGCTGCAGCATGTGCAGCAGCACTTCGCGGTCGCCCATTTCACGAACCTGCTCGAGGTCGTCCATGACGAGCATCTCGATCGGTCCGCCGTGAGCCGGGTGCAGCGCCAGGCTGATACGCATGAGCTGCTTGTCGAGGTTGGTGAGCTGGCTGATGTAGACGTCCAGCGGGGGAAGGTCGCGGTCGCCATAGACATAACCGCAGAACTCGCGGAGGTCGTCTTCGTCGGCCTTGCGGATTGGTGCGAACCAGACCTTCTGCCACGCCTTGTTTTCGGTCAGGATGTCCTGCACCTTCACGGAGCGTTCCAGCAGATCAATCTGGTCGACGCCAGCAATGGCGACATGCTTTTGGATATGCGTATGTTTCGTCATTCCGAGCACCTCTAGGTGCCCATCAGAGAGCTTCATACGCCCCGAAAGAACCAGCGCCAAGGCCGTTCGGCCCGACCCGCCGGCGCCGAGGAGATTGGTGAGACCCTGCGCGGGGATCTCGAAGTCCAGCGGTCCGAAGACCTTACCCTCGTCACCGGTGAGTGAGATCCCCTCCGCCTTCACGGCCACATGGTTATCCGCCATCAGCGATCACATCTTCCTCACAGTAAAAACAACACCCGGCCCGGCTCGTCAGGACAGGTATGTATGTGGATATATCTTTTGTGCAATGTAGGCCAATTTACGCCCCAAGCAACGAAAAGTGAAACCTCACTCAATACTTTATAGCCACGGCCCAGTTGCGTCCGCTCAACCCAGAATTACCCCCACGATCCGTCGGAATAAGTGAGCAGTGCGAGCTGGTGGCGTCGACACTAAAAGGGAAAGCCCCGGCCCGAGGACGGGCCGAGGCTTCAACGATCGGGGGCGAGCTACTAGCAGTCGAAGTAGAGCTCGAACTCCTGCGGGGTCGGGCGCAGGCGAACCGGAGCGATCTCGTAGTCGTACTTGTAGGCGATGTAGGTGTCGATGAGGTCATCGGTGAACACGCCGCCTTCGGTGAGGAACTCGTGATCCTCTTCCAGGGACTTCAGGGAAGCCTCAAGGGAGGTCGGGGCCTGCGGAATGTCCTTGGCCTCCTCCGGCGGGAGCTCGTAGAGGTCCTTGTCGACCGGAGCGTGCGGCTCGATGCGGTTCTTGATGCCGTCCAGGCCGGCCAGCATCATGGCAGCGAAGCCGAAGTACGGGTTGCCGGACGGGTCCGGAGCGCGGAACTCGATGCGCTTCGCCTTCGGATTGGAGCCGGTGATCGGGATACGCACGGCAGCGGAACGGTTACGCTGCGAGTACACCAGGTTGATCGGAGCCTCGAAGCCCGGCACCAAGCGGTGGTAGGAGTTCAGGGTCGGGTTGGTGAAGGCCAACACGGAACCAGCGTGCTTGAGGATACCGCCGATGTAGTAACGGGCGGTGTCGGAGAGGCCAGCGTAGCCGGACTCATCGAAGAACAGCGGCTTGCCTTCCTTCCACAGGGACTGGTGAGCGTGCATGCCCGAACCGTTGTCGCCTGCCAGGGGCTTCGGCATGAAGGTGGCGGACTTGCCAGCGTTCCATGCGGTGTTCTTGATGATGTACTTGAAGGTCTGCAGGTCATCCGCAGCGTGCAGCAGGGTGTTGAACTTGTAGTTGATCTCCTGCTGACCACCGGTGCCGACCTCGTGGTGCGCGCGCTCCAGGTCGAAGCCGGCGTTGATGAGGTTGCGGGACATGTCGTCGCGCAGGTCCTGGTAGTGGTCGTACGGTGCGACGGGGAAGTAGCCGCCCTTCATGCGGGTCTTGTAGCCACGGTTCTGGGTGCCGTCCGGGTTGAACTCGGAGCCACGGTTCCACCAGCCCTCAACGGAGTCAACCTCGTAGAAGGAGCGGTTGGTCTCTGCCTCGTAGCGAACGGAGTCGAAGAGGTAGAACTCTGCCTCTGCGCCGAAGTAGCAGGTGTCAGCCACGCCAGTGGAAGCCAGGTACTGCTCGGCCTTGCGGGCAACGTTGCGCGGGTCGCGAGAGAACGGCTCGCGGGTGAAGGGATCGTGGACAAAGAACTTGATGTTCAACGTCTTGGCCTTGCGGAACGGATCGATCTTCGCGGTGGCCAGATCCGGCAGCAGGTTCATGTCCGACTCTTCGATGGTGGTGAAACCGCGGACGGAAGAACCATCGAACGCCAGGCCCTCTTCAGCAACCTCCTCATCGAACGCTTCGGCGGGGATGGTGAAGTGCTGCTCGATGCCGGGGACATCGGTGAAGCGCACATCGACGAACTCTACGTCATTATCCTTGATGTACTTGACGACATCTTCTGCTGTCTTGAATGACACTGTCTAAATCCGTTCCTTGCAGTTGGAATCTTGCTGAGTAGCGGGGGGCACGGTGTTCCGGATGAACACTGTTCTCCTCTGCACACCACGAGATGATAGCCAGCAGTTGTTGCTCAACTGTCACCTCAATGTTTCGTGCTTATTAACTCTGTTGTGTCGCTTGTCACAAAGTAGTAATCGCGTAACAAAGGCGCCACACCACCAACCATACGCATATACGCGGACAACGCGCGCAGTTCAACGGGATTTTAACGCCGTGCAAGGCTACGCGGGGGTTGGATTGCGTGGCGATTGTGCGCACCTAGCCAGGACAGATAATGTTTGAAGCATCATGAGTGAAAAGCGCACGTGGCTCGAAGGCCCCCTGGTTCCAGGTGAAAACGAAGACCCCACCAAGCTCAGTTCCTACCCCGGTGAAAACCTCGGTCTGCCCCGCGAAGGCAAGGGCTCCCTGGCCGGGCTGTTCCCCCGCATGGCAGCACTG
Encoded here:
- a CDS encoding YhgE/Pip domain-containing protein, translated to MIAGLHFNSEIRSFKRHKLTKVALIAIVLMPLLYSALYLWAFWDPFNKVNDLPVALVNSDQGTVVNGKKLNAGDEVVQGLHDNDQITWIDTTEEQAQEGVASGKYYFSLQIPENFSRAVASPATSPDPQKAQLISTYNDANNYLSTIIGQNVMREVINVIGSKISSQAVDQVLVGIQDAGTGLTQAAEGAGKLAAGTNQLKDGSVQLDDGAHQLQAGLVQAKNGSQQLANGAGQLNNGLGQLYDGSGQLAAGTTELANKVNEAAGKISGRGNDLRRLEDGVNQLADGAAQINNGVQELKGKADIVTQFQADQANNLTLVANQLRASNDPIAQQAAGQLDIAIRALRTEALGPKSQNAADIARLADGTAQLAYQLNNQDAPFRSGINQIFTLPQQFGQLQDGVNQINTGANTLHEKIGEARDGSTRLADGANQLNEGNTKLLDGANRLTEGTTQARDGVQQLDAGANELYKRLDEGSKQVPKFSNAQRLAKADTIGDPVKMDSFNDSGTNTFGAGLAPFFFSLAMFIGGILTFVLLKPLQARTVNSGVHSWRAGMDGFLAPGIIAALQAIVIVAVTIWGVGMMPHNILGLFAFAVLVAGVYSAMNQMFIAVLGPGPGRVTSLAFLMIQVVASGGLYPVETQNKIFQWFHPFDPMTYAVNGFRQLIYGFYDERLPIAIGVLIFIGALSMLGTTLAARKQRTWTMDTLHPVLDA
- a CDS encoding ATP-binding cassette domain-containing protein, producing the protein MADNHVAVKAEGISLTGDEGKVFGPLDFEIPAQGLTNLLGAGGSGRTALALVLSGRMKLSDGHLEVLGMTKHTHIQKHVAIAGVDQIDLLERSVKVQDILTENKAWQKVWFAPIRKADEDDLREFCGYVYGDRDLPPLDVYISQLTNLDKQLMRISLALHPAHGGPIEMLVMDDLEQVREMGDREVLLHMLQRISNDIPVVVNSVNPITDMIEPVEVIELDTNLGHAVPEHVGLAPEGDYA
- the glnA gene encoding type I glutamate--ammonia ligase; the encoded protein is MSFKTAEDVVKYIKDNDVEFVDVRFTDVPGIEQHFTIPAEAFDEEVAEEGLAFDGSSVRGFTTIEESDMNLLPDLATAKIDPFRKAKTLNIKFFVHDPFTREPFSRDPRNVARKAEQYLASTGVADTCYFGAEAEFYLFDSVRYEAETNRSFYEVDSVEGWWNRGSEFNPDGTQNRGYKTRMKGGYFPVAPYDHYQDLRDDMSRNLINAGFDLERAHHEVGTGGQQEINYKFNTLLHAADDLQTFKYIIKNTAWNAGKSATFMPKPLAGDNGSGMHAHQSLWKEGKPLFFDESGYAGLSDTARYYIGGILKHAGSVLAFTNPTLNSYHRLVPGFEAPINLVYSQRNRSAAVRIPITGSNPKAKRIEFRAPDPSGNPYFGFAAMMLAGLDGIKNRIEPHAPVDKDLYELPPEEAKDIPQAPTSLEASLKSLEEDHEFLTEGGVFTDDLIDTYIAYKYDYEIAPVRLRPTPQEFELYFDC